Genomic DNA from Acidisoma sp. PAMC 29798:
GTCACGGCCGTGGTCGCCGATCTCGCGGACCGGAAAGACCAGCGCTGGCAGGACGCCATTCAGGGTGTCGATGCCATCGTGCATTTCGCCGCCCAGCGCCCGTACGTGGACGCGACATGGGAAGATTCGACGACATCGATCGACATGACCCTGAACCTCACCGGCGCGGCGGTCGAAGCGGGCGTTGGTCGCTTCATCTTCGCCACCTCCAACCACGTCATGGGCGGCTACAAGGAAGACTCAGACAGCATGGCGCCGGGATCGCTGACCGTCGATCTGTCGCCCCGCCCGGGCACGCAGGTGCGCGAGCCGGATGGCAGCCTGTCGCTGCCCTATGCCTATGCGGTCACGAAGCTGACAGGGGAGCGCATTTGCCGGGAGCGGGCGCTGGGCTCGCATGGCACGCTCACCACGGTCGCCGTGCGGATCGGCTGGTGTCAGCCCGGTGTGAACCGCCCCGAAACCCTCAATGCTACGGGCCAACCCGGTGTCGAAGATACCGGCCCGCAGGATGCCGAGGCCAAGCGCGATCTCGCCTGGTTCCGCAATATGTGGCTGTCCAACAGGGACTTCGCCCAGGTCTTTGAGCGTGCGATCCGGGCCGATGCATCCGGCTGGCCCGCGCCCGCCATCATCGTCAACGGCATGTCCAAGAACAGCGGCATGCTGTGGGATATTGCACTGACCGAGCGTCTGCTCGGCTACAGGCCCGAGGATGACGCGGCGACAGGCTGATCGCCGGCCGCCTTGACCGATCTGGCGCCGCACTCGATATGCGGCACCGCCGAACCGTCGCCGACCAACCGAGGAAACCGTCCCATGCATATTCTCATCATCGGCGCCGCGGGCATGGTCGGCCGCAAGCTCACGGAACGGCTGGCGGCGGACGGCGCCATCGGCGGCACGCCGATCACCGCCTTCACCCTCGCCGATATGGTGACGCCCCATCCGCCGGCCGGTTTCTCCGGCACCGCCGATTGCGTGACGGCGGATCTGACGGTGTCGGGGGCCGCGACCACGCTGCTCGCCGGAAAACCCGACGTGATCTACCATCTGGCCGCCATCGTCTCGGGCGAGGCGGAAGCCGATTTCGAGAAGGGCTATAGCGTCAATCTCGATGGCACACGGCATCTGCTGGAAGCCATTCGCACCAGCCAGGCCGGCACGGGCTGGAAGCCGCGCGTGATCTTCGCCTCCTCCATCGCGGTCTTCGGCGGTGATATGCCGGACGTGATCAGCGACGAGTATTTCCTGACGCCCGAAACCAGCTACGGCACGCAAAAGGCGATCTGCGAATTGCTGCTGGCGGATTACTCGCGTCGCGGCTTTATCGATGGCATCGGACTGCGCCTGCCCACAGTCTGCGTGCGGCCGGGCAAGCCCAACCGCGCCGCGTCCGGCTTCTTCTCGGGCATCATCCGTGAGCCGCTGGCCGGGCAAACCGCCATCCTGCCGGTGAGCGAGGATGTGCGTCATTGGATGGGCAGCCCGCGCGCCACGGTGCAATTCCTGCTGCATGCCGCGACGCTTGACCTGTCATTGCTGAAGAACCGGCGCAGCCTGACAATGCCGGGTCTCGCGGTCACGGTGGGTGAGCAGATCGCGGCGCTGGAGCGTGTCGCGGGACCCAAGGTCACCGCCTTGATCAAGCACGAACCCGATCCGGTGATCGCGCATATCGTCAGTGGCTGGGCGCGGGGTTTCGATCCCAGCCGTGCGGAGGCCCTCGGCTTCGTCGCCGAACGCCAGTTCGACGACATCATTCGCATTCATATCGAGGATGAGCTGGGCGGCACACTGCCGGCCTGACCATCCCGACGGCACGATGTCCGGCCCCAATGGCCGGATGAACCACCGGGCGCAAGACCCGGTCTATTGGGAAGATGAGACCATGAAATACTTGCTCTGCAGCACTGCTTTGGCGCTTTCGATCGGCGTCGCCATGGCGCCGGCGCATGCCGATACCTCCGGCAAGCGCATCGCCTTGTCCAACAACTATGCCGGCAATTCCTGGCGTCAGGCGATGCTGCAAGCCTGGACGGAAGCCGGCAAGGCAGCCATGGGCGACAAGGCCCTGGCGGCGGCCGACTCCTTCACCACGGCCGACAAGGAAGTGACGACCCAGGCGGCCCAGGTGCAAAACCTGATACTGCAAGGCTACGACGCCATCGTCATCGACGCGGCCTCCCCCGATGCGCTGAACGGCGCCATCAAGGCCGCCTGTGACGCGCATATCGTCGTGGTCTCCTTCGACGGCATTGTGACGGAGCCTTGCGCCTATCGCCTGACGGTCGATTTCAAGTCGCTAGGTGAGAAGCAGGTCGATTACCTCGCAGGCCGCTTCCCGAATGGCGGCAATCTGCTCGAAATTCGCGGCCTCGCGGGCACCTCGATCGACGGCCTGATCCATGACGGTATCGTGGCCGGTGTCGCCAAGCATCCGGGCTTTAAGATCGTCGGCAGCGTCGAGGGCGATTGGGATGAGGCGACGGCGCAGAAGGCCGTCTCCACCGTGCTGTCCTCGCTGCCCCAAGTCGTGGGCGTGGTCGATCAGGGTGGTGACGGATATGGCGCGGCGCAGGCCTTCAAGGCGGCTGGCCGGGCGGAGCCGATCATCATCATGGGCAACCGGCAGGACGAACTCGCCTGGTGGAAGCAGCAGCATGACGCGAACGGCTACACCACCTGGTCCGCCACCATCGCGCCGGGCGTTTCCTCCCTCGCGCTGTGGGTGACGCAGCAGATTCTCGACGGCAAGAGCGTGCCGCATGATCTGACAGTGCCGTATCTGGAGATCACGCAGGCCGGCTTGGATGACGCAGTGAAATCGACCCCGGTGGGGAGCGTCGCCAACGTCGTCTATACGCAAGCCGATGCCGTTAAGGCGATCGCCGCCAATACCGGCAAGTAGTCCCATGGGTCATGAGATCGTACGCCTCGGCGCCGTCACCAAGAGCTTCGGTGCGGTCAAGGCGCTGACAGGCGTCGATCTCACGATCGTCGCGGGACAAGCATTGGGACTTGTCGGCCATAACGGGGCCGGCAAGTCCACGTTGATGCATGTGCTGACGGGCACCATCGCGCCCACCACCGGCACGGTGGAAGGCGCGGGCGCGGACGGTGCCGACTACACCGTCATTGCCGCTAAAAGGCTTGGTCTGCGCTGCGTCTTTCAGGAATTGTCGCTCTGCCCTAACCTGACGGTCGCCGAAAATACCCGCATCATGCATCCGCGCCTGCGTGGCTTCGGCTGGCGTCGCCGCGCTGGCGCGCTGATCGGCGCGCAGCTCGACGAGATGTTTCCCGGCCATGGCATTGCCCCCGGCACCGTCATCTCCGATCTGTCGATCGGTCGGCGCCAGATGGTGGAGATTGCGCGCGCCTTCACGGTCACCCAAGACCCGCTGCGCATGGTCATTCTGGACGAGCCGACGTCATCGCTCGATCCCAGCACGTCTCGCCAATTGCTGACCTTCATGCGGCGCTTTGTGGCAGGCGGCGGCAGCACGATTTTGATTTCGCATCTGCTGCGCGAAATCCTTGATTATTGTGACCGCACCGTGGTGATGCGGGATGGCACCGTGGTTGCGGATGAGCCGACGCCGAATTTTGATCGGGAGCGGCTGATCGTGACCATGGGCGGGGCGGCCGAGGGCCATGCGGCGGCGCCGGTGGCGCGCATTGACGCGGGGGAGCGCATATTGCGCGTGAGGTCCCGCCCGAAAGGTCAGGCCGGCGGCCTCGAACTCCGCGCCCATGCCGGGGAGATTATCGGCCTCGCCGGTCTCGCGGGGCACGGACAGTCCGATCTGCTGGTCGATGTCTTCGACGCCGGCACATCCGCCGCTGGCCGCAGCGAAGTGCATGGCCCAGTGGCGCTGGTCGCCGGTGACCGGCAGACGGATGGGGTGTTTCCGCTGTGGTCGATTGCCGACAATATCACCATCCGCTCGCTGTCGACGCTGACGAAGGGCCTGCTTATTTCCCGCGAGCGGGTGGACGCGCTGGCGCAATCCTGGAAGCAGCGCATCGGCATCCGCACGCCCGACATGAACAACAACATTCTGTCGCTCTCGGGCGGCAATCAGCAGAAGGCGCTGTTTGCGCGCGCCCTGGGCTCGGATGCCGACATCATCCTGATGGACGACCCAATGCGTGGCGTCGATATCGGCACCAAGCTCGATGTCTATGCGCTGATCCGCGCCGAAGCGGAGAAGGGGCGAACCTTCTTGTGGTACACGACGGAAATGGACGAGCTGGAGCATTGCAGCACGGTCTTCGTCTTCCGCAATCACCAGATCGTGGCCGAACTCGGCCGTGACGAACTCACGGAGGAACGCGTGATCCATTCTTCGTTCCAAGAGGTTGCATGACGGTCGCCCCGCAGACGATGGACGGGTCCGCGTCCAGGCGCACCCGAGGGATCAATATGCGCCGCCTGTTTCGGTCCGCGCTGCCGGCGATCTCTCTCTTGATCGTTCTTCTGGCGATCAACGACTTCAATCCGCGTGCCATCAGCTATTTCGGCTTCAACCTGATGCTGAATCTCGCGGTGCCGGTGGCGCTGGCCACCATCGCGCAGCTTTGCGTCATCACCGTCAGTGACCTCGATCTGTCGATCGGCGCCTATGTCGGCTTCATCGCTTGCGTGACGACGACATGGTTGCCCCAAAGCCCGCTCCTCGGCGGCGGCGTGATCCTGGGTTCGATCGCGTTATACGCGGCGCTCGGCGCGCTGGTTCAGTGGCGTCAACTGCCGTCCATCGTGGTCACGCTCGGCATGAGTTTCGTTTGGCTCGGTCTCGCTTTGTTGGTGCGGCCATCGCCGGGCGGTGAATCGCCGGCCTGGTTGCAGAGCTTCATGGGACTGCATGTGCCCTATGTGCCGTTCCCCATTGTCGCCGCCGTCGTCATCGCGGCGGTGATGCACTTCGTGCTCATGAGAACCGCCTTCGGCGCCGTGCTGCGCGGCGCGGGCGGCAATCCGGCGGCGGTGGCGCGCGCCGGCTGGTCGCTGCTGCGCATCAAGGCCACGGCTTACGCGATGGCCGGCGTCTTCGGCAGCCTCGCCGGCATGTCCCTGGTCGGCGTCTCAACCTCGGGCGACGCGAATATGGCCAACGGCTACACGCTGCTTTCCATCGCCGGGGCGATTCTGGGCGGCGCGGAGTTCATCGGCGGCCGCGTGTCGCCCATCGGCGCGGTGATGGGCGCCTTGACCCTGCAACTTGCGGCGGTCGCGCTGAATTTCTTCCAATTGCCGCATTTGCTGCCGGGGTTTCGCATCCCGTCCGAATGGCAGGTGGGGGCGCAGGGCCTGATCCTCATCCTCATCCTGGCGGTGCGCGCCCTCATCAATCGGAGTGACGCATGAACCTCATGGCGCTCCGTAACCGGCCCTGGATCTGGTCCTTCATGGGCGCGGCCGTGGTCTGGGCTCTGGCCGTCATCCTGGCCGGCGGCCATGGCGGCTGGTCGATTGTCACCACGGCCATCGCCTTCTCGGCTTTCACGGTGCTGGTCGGCATCGGGCAGATGTTCGTCATCACGCTGGGGCCAGGGAACATCGACCTGTCGCTGCCCGCCAATATCGGCCTCGCCAGCGCCGTCGCCATGAAGATGATGGATGGGTCCGATCCGCGCATCGCCCTCGGTCTAGCGGGTGCGATCGGTGCGGGCCTCGCCATCGGCATCGTCAATTACCTGCTGATCCGGCTGCTGCGCATTCCTCCGTTGATCGCGACCCTGTCGTCGAGTTTCGTGATCCGCTCGATCGGAATCAATTACGGCAATGGCTTGCAGATCAAGCCGCCGCCAGCCTTCGCGCATTTTGCCTCCCTGCGACTGGGCGGCATTTCGGTGCTCGCAGTGCTCGTCCTGCTGTTCTCGGTCGTCGTTGGCATAACGCTGGCGCGCACCGTCTATGGCCGGTCGGTGCTGGCTGTCGGCCAGAATATGCGCGCGGCCCGGCTTGCCGGTATTTCCGTTAGTCGCGTGCGCTTCGTGACTTACGCGCTGTGCGGCGCCTTGGGCGGCTTGTGTGGCGCCTTGCTGGCCGGGTTCACGGGCGGATCGTCGCTGGATGTCGGTGCCGAATATCTGCTGACGTCGATCGCGGTGGTGGTGATCGGCGGCACCTCGGTCGCAGGTGGCATGGCCAATGTGCCCGGTCTCTGGGGGGCTGCGCTGATGCTGTTCCTGATTGCGACGCTGTTGAACTCGTCCGGCCTGGGCATCGGGGTTCGAGACCTGATGACAGGCGTCATCATCATCGCAGTGATTACCCTAGCCGGCGGACGCCGGCAGACGCGATAGCGGGTCGCTTCACGGCGGATGACGCTGCGCTCATCCGCCCTACACCACGGTCCGTAGGGTGGATGAGCGCAGCGTGTTCCACCTAATCCCGCAACTTCGCGTATTTCGCGTCGAGCGCCTTGATGCCCTCGACATTCACCACGGACGATCCCTGCGGATCGAAATGCGATTCCAGGAACTTGTCGACGATCGCCTTGGCGAGTTCCGGCCCGATCACCCGCGCGCCCATGGTAATGATATGGGCGTCGTTACTTTTTGCGGCGCGTTCGGCGGAATAGGTATCGTGCGTATGCGCCGCACGAATGCCCGGAATCTTGTTCGCCGAGATGCAAACGCCAATGCCGGTGCCGCAGCATAGAATGCCACGATCGTAATGGCCCTCCAGAATGGCACTCGCGATGCGCTCGGCGAGCGACGCGTAAAGCTCGGTTCCGCCGGGCACGGCGCGGCCGAGATCGACCACCTCATGCGCGCCACCGGACAGGTGGCGGAAAATGACATCCGACAGCGGCAAGCCGGCGCTGTCTCCACCCACGACGATTCTCATGATGCGTCCTCTCCCATTGCGTTCGCGACAATAGCCACGATCTCGGCCAAGCCCTCGGCGGTCCATGCATAGCGGCCAACGAAAAGCCCATCCACCTCAGTGATCGCAGCGAGGGCAGGGGCATTCGCGGCCGTGACAGAGCCGCCATACAACAGGCGCGTCATCGATGCCGGTCCCGCGCCGAAATGCTGCGCGAGCGTTGCGCGCAAATCCGTCAGGCGGTCGGATACATAGTCGGGGTCGGCCGCCGCCGTGGCACCAATGGCCCAGCGCGGCTCATAGGCGAGCACGAGGGCGGGCAGGGCGTCGGCCGGCTGGTCGGCCATCGCCGTCATGACCTGATCGAGGATGACGGCATCGGCCCGCCCGGCATGCTTGTCCTCTCCGGTCTCGCCGATGCACAGGATGGGCGTCAGCCCATGCCTTAGGGCGGCATTCACCTTCAGGCGCACGGCGGCATAGGTTTCGCCGAAATGCTCCAGCCGCTCGGAATGGGCGAGCGCCACATAGCGGCAGCCGGCTTCGACCAGCATCGGGGCCGAAATCTCCCCGGTCCAAGCGCCGCGATCGTCCCAATGGACGTTCTGCGCACCGATGGCGATATCCGCGCCATCTGCGGCGGCCGCGGCCGCCGCGAGGGCCGTGAAGGGCGGCAGCACGAAGACATCCACATCGGGATGCGGGATCTGCGCCATCAGGCTGCGCAGGGCATCGATATAGGCCACGGCCTCGGCAATGCCGTGGTTCATCTTCCAGCCGGTGCCGACCAGCTTGCGGCGCAGTATCATGGCGACCCTATCATTCGAGCGGTGTCAGACGCGATGCGGGAACGCGCCGCGACGGTATATCCGGGCGCGGCGCAGCGGGGTAGAGCGGCGCCATGGACAAAGCAGTGACGGCGGGTGTGCGAAGCTCGGTCGGGCGGGGCGTGGTGATCGCCTTTCTGGCCTATGCGACCTATGCCTGGAGCGATGCCTCGGTGCGGTTGCTGCGCGGCTCCATCCCACCCTTCGAGCTGGTCTTCTTCGGATCGGTTTTGGGCCTGCTGGCCATTCCCATGGTCCGCAAACCGACCGAACGATGGCGCGACCTGTGGCATTGCAACCATCGTGGCCTCTGGTGCCTGCGCGCTTTGGCGGCGGTCGCGGGCGCCTTGTTCTCGGTCATCGCCTTCACCCGCCTGCCGATGGCCGAAGCCTTCGCGCTCATCTTCCTGCTGCCATCCTTCGTGACCATCCTGTCGGTCATCTTCTTGAAGGAGCGGGTGGGCTGGCGGCGGTGGTCCGCCGTCATCGCCGGCTTCGTCGGCGTGCTGATCGTGTTGAGGCCGGGCCTGCATCCGCTGGGCATCGGCCATCTCGCCGCCATCGGCAGCGGCCTCGCCGGTGCCGTCACCATCATCGTGCTGCGCAAGCTGGGTCCGACCGAGACGCGCATCTCGCTCTATGGCGCCGGGCTGCTCGGGCCGCTGGTGGCGAGCTTCGTGCTCATGCTGCCCCATTTCGTGGTGCCGGAGGGGCGGGAATGGGCGTTGATTCTGGCCTACGGGCTGCTCGGTGGGATCGGGAACGTGTTTCTGATGTTGGCCTCGGGCCTGGCGCCGGCAAGCCTGGTGGCACCGCCGCAATATAGCCAAATGCTCTGGGCGATCGCCCTGGGCTATCTGGTGTTCCACGACCACCTCGATCTGCTGATGTTCGTGGGTGCCGCTGTGATTATCGGCGCCGGGCTGTTCACGTTGTCGCGTGAGCGGGTGCGCAAGCCGCGTTGGTGGAGCCGCACCCCGCCCATCCATCCGCAATCCTTGTAACGTCATCTACGAATCGGACGGGGAGGAAAAATCATGACGAAGACTGTGAATTGGGGCGTGCTGAGCACGGCCCTCATCGGGCGCGAGAAGGTCATTCCCGCGATGCAGAAGGGCACGGTCAGTCGTGTCACGGCCATCGCCTCCCGCGATCTCGCAACGGCGCAGCGCACCGCCGGGGCCCTGGGCATCCCGAAAGCCTATGGCAGTTACGAGGAACTGCTCGCCGATCCAGATATCCAGGCGATCTATAATCCGCTGCCGAACCACTTGCATGTGCCATGGACCATCAAGGCCCTGGAAGCCGGCAAGCACGTGCTGTGCGAAAAGCCCATCGCCCTGGATACGGCGGAAGCCCGCACCCTGCTGGCGGCGCGGGACCGTTCGGGCCTGATCGTCGCCGAGGCCTTCATGGTCCGCTACACGCCATGGTGGCAGCGCGTCCGCGCCCTGGTGCGGGAAGGCCGACTGGGCGAGGTTCATGCCATCCAGACCGCCTTCACCTATTTTCTCGATGACCCCACCAATATCCGTAACATGGCGGGCATCGGCGGCGGCGGTTTGATGGATATCGGCTGCTACGCCATCGCGACCGCCCGCTACATCTATGGCGCCGAGCCGCTCAAGGTCTCGGGCCTGATCGACCGCGACCCCACCATGGGCACGGACCGGCTGACCAGCGCCGTGATGCAATTCCCGACCGGCCATTTGACCTTCACCTGCTCGACGCAATTGGCGCCGCATCAGCGCGTGACCGTGATGGGCACCAAGGCACGGGTGGAGGTGATGATCCCCTTCAACGCCCCGCCGGACGCGCCCTGCCGTATCGTCATCGATGACGGCGAAGCCCTGGACGGATCGGGCGCAGTCGCGGAAACCTTCGCGGTGGCGGACCAATACACCCTTCAGGGCGACGCGGTGTCGCGCGCCATTCTGGGGGAGTTTCCGCTGGAGTTTCCGCTGGAGGATGCGGCCGCCAATATGCGGGTGATCGACGCCGTATTCCGGTCGGCGGAAAGCGGCGCCTGGGAAACACCCTGAGGGAAGCTCGGCTGGCGGAATAGGCTGGGCTTTTCCGCCCTACACTCCCGGCGTCGTAGGGCGGAAAAGCGCAGCCTATTCCGCCGAACTTGGGAGTGAAGACGATTAAGTCGCTTCAGTTGGGGGGACAGAGTTTTCGCCGTAGGGTAGAGTGCTGCCAAAATCGGGCAGGGAAACACCATGAAGCGCTTTGCTATTCTAACGGCCTTCGCCGTGTCTCTGCTCGTCGGTCCCCTCAGCCTGCCTGCACGCGCACAAGATGACGGACCGGAGATCGATCTCCCCGGCTTGCAATCGGACGCCGATGCCTATGCCGCCGCGCTGCGGCTGCCCTTTCCCGCCGGCGCCTCGGATGAACAGAAGCAAAAGGCGGCGGATGCCGTCGCGGCAGCCGTGGCCACAGGCAACGCGACGGCCGAAGTAGCGGCGATGCAGCGCGCCATCGGCGCGCTGGGTGGCGACGCAACCTGGAACGCCTGGCTCGCCTTGGCCTCCGCTGAAATGGCCTTGGTGCCGCCCAATGCCGTGCACGGCCTGCAAGCGGCGTGGACGGCCTTCCAGCACATCGACGAGAGCAGCGATACGGCGGCGCAGGATCAAGTCTCCGCGCTGCGGGTCATGGATAAGGCGTTGGCCGCCCTCAATAAGCCGGTGCCGGAGGTCGAGGTGCTGCGGGCCATTGCCCGCCGTCTGCCCGGCGATCATGCGGCCCAACAGGCGGCGCTTGAGGGCTTGCAGCGGACCGGCCTGATCTATCGCAGCCTGTCGACGGACGCCGAGGCCTTTCCCGCCCGCGCCTGCATCGGTTTCCTGGGCAATCCCAGCAGCGCGCCGAGCTTTCATGCCGGCGATTGGGTGACGCTCGACCCGGCCCTGAAGGACGCGGCGGTCACCCTCGAGTCGGGCAAGATCTGCGTGACGGGCCTCCCGGCCGGCGCGACCACGACCGTGACGTTGCTGCACGGCATGCCGGGCGATGACGGCACGTCCCTGCATCAGGATCTGGTCCTGCCCGTGGCGATGCCCGATCGCCAGCCGCGCATGGTGTTTGATGGCGCGCGCTACCTGCAACCCCGTAACGGTGCAGCGACCGTCGCGCTCGATGTCGTCAATTTGTCGGCCGTGAAGCTGACGCTCGTGAAGATCGCAGAGCGGAACTTGCTGCATGTCATGCAGACCTATCCCCCCGGCAATAACGACCTTGGTTCGGACGCAGCGACGGACCTCGCGCAGAATCAGGGCAAGGTCATCTGGACCGGCAGCGCGCCCGTATCGGGCTATACGCGCAATGAGCTCGATCACGTCGTGCTGCCCTTGCCGCCGACGCTGAAGGACCCGGGACTCTATGCCCTGCTCGCTTCGCCGGGGGACGGCACGCCCTTCGCGGATGGCTCGGCGCCCGGCGCCGTGCAGCTTATCCTGCGCACCGATCTCGCTCCCACCGTCTGGCACGGGGCGGAGGGCGACACGATCCAAATCCGCTCATATGCCAGCGGCCTGCCGGTGGCGGGTGCGGCGATCGACCTCGTTGCCACGGATAATGAGATTCTTGACCAGGCGACGACCGACCAGGATGGCATCGCCCATATCGCCCAGCCGCTGCTCGCGGGTCAGAACGGCCAGGCCCCGGCCGCGCTGCATATTCGCGGCGCGGATGGGGATTTCACGCGGCTCGATCTGACGGCGCCCGACTTCGATCTGTCCGATCGTGGCGTGTCCGGCACGGCGCAGCCTGGCCCGGTCGATCCCTTCATCTGGCTCGACCGTGGCATCTATCGCCCGGGCGAGACCGTGCAGGTGATGGCGCTGCTCCGCGATGAAGCCGGCCAGCCCACCGATTTGCCGCTGCATCTGATCGTGACGCGGCCGGATGGCCGGGTGTTTCAGGATACCGTGCCGCCTCGCGCGGCGGGCCAATCGATCCATGCCGCCGTCACGCTATCCTCCGGCGCGCAATTCGGCACTTGGACGGTGTCGCTGCAAACCGACCCCAAGTCCTCGGCCATCGCCAGCCAAACCTTCCAGGTCGATGCCTTCGTGCCGCCGCGTCTGGCGGTGGAATTTGCCGGCGCACCCGCCATTCTCGAACCCGGCCGCAGCACTGATCTGCCGGTTTCCGTACGCTTCCTGTATGGCGCGCCGGGTGCGGATCTGTCCGGCAGCGGCACCGTCACGCTGTCGTTGAACCCGACGCCTTTCGCCGATTTCTCGACCTACCGCTTCGGCGTGTCGGATGAGGTTTTCGCGCCCAAGCAGAGCCAGGTCGATCTGGCGGCGACCGATGACCAGGGCAAGACGGTGCTGCCGATCGATCTGTCGGCGGTGCCGGATTCCACGGGTGCTGTCACCGCCACGATCGCGGTGACGGTGAACGACCCCGCCGGCCGCAGCGTCGGCGCCAGCACCACCATTCCGGTACGGCCTGTGGCGCCGCTTATCGGCATCGCCGAAGACTTTGCCGATGACACCGTGGATGCCAGTGCCAAGGCCGGCTTCCACTTTGTCGCCATCGGGCCGGACGGAAAGCGCGTGGCGATGCCCGTGCAGATCCGCCTCGTGCGGCAGGAGCCGGATTGGCGCCTGTCGGTTCAAAACGGCCAAGCGC
This window encodes:
- a CDS encoding Gfo/Idh/MocA family protein, with protein sequence MTKTVNWGVLSTALIGREKVIPAMQKGTVSRVTAIASRDLATAQRTAGALGIPKAYGSYEELLADPDIQAIYNPLPNHLHVPWTIKALEAGKHVLCEKPIALDTAEARTLLAARDRSGLIVAEAFMVRYTPWWQRVRALVREGRLGEVHAIQTAFTYFLDDPTNIRNMAGIGGGGLMDIGCYAIATARYIYGAEPLKVSGLIDRDPTMGTDRLTSAVMQFPTGHLTFTCSTQLAPHQRVTVMGTKARVEVMIPFNAPPDAPCRIVIDDGEALDGSGAVAETFAVADQYTLQGDAVSRAILGEFPLEFPLEDAAANMRVIDAVFRSAESGAWETP